The genome window CGCCAGCGAAATTATAAAGATGGTGGCTTTAATTCCGTAAACAGGAAGGTGCTGCAGCAGAAACATAAAAAACAGCATCATTGATATCCTTCCGGCGGCAATGGGAAGGTCGCGCGCCACAAGATATTCCATTTTTCTTTTGCCTTCGGGGTCGCTTTCCGAAATTACATCCATTGAATACGCCGATATGGGGATTCTTATTAAGTTATCGCCTATGGGAAATAAAAGCCCCTGAATCACAAGAAAGATAAAATCTATTTTTACAAGCAGCACAAGCGATGCCGCAAACTGAATTATGGCGCCGTAAAGGATAAGTTTTTCGCGGTGTACCGGTTTTGAAATTTTTCCAAGCAGGTAAGCGGTGGTAATTGACACGGCGGAAAACAGGATGGTTATCCTGCCGAAGGTGAATTCGCTGTCGGTCACTTTCACAAGCAGCACGGCAAATAAAAACATTGTGATTGCGTCGCGCGCCGCAAGAAAGAAGTACGCAATAAGTACCCCGCGCCACTTTTTGTCCCGCGTAAATATAAGGTCCTTAATTTTGTAAGGGTGGTCAACAGGTTCTGATTTTAAACTTGATGACATAAGTATGGCGCTTATAAAAAGAAGGGCGGATGTTATGAAAATAAAGTAGTAACCCGTGTACCCGCCAAGTTTTACAATCATATAACCCGCCACAGGCGGCGCAAGCAGCGAGGTGATTCCGGAAGCCACGGAAGTGATTGAATAAAACCTGTCCCTGTTTTGCGGGCTTGTATAATCAAAGGTAAGCACATGGTAGCCAAACCAGTAAAAACCCATTGCCAGCCCTTTTAAAACGCCAAGCAGGATAAGATAGTCGGTGACTTTCTGGTTTAAGACAAGCACGCACAGGTAAAAAGCCGCGTAAAATATTATTCCAATCCTGTAAATGGACACGCGGTCCAGTTTTCTGGCAATAAAGCCGTTGGCGTAAAAAATAAAAGGAACTACGGCATAGGTGGAAAGCATATATAAGGATAATGACGCATAGTTGTTTTTAAGGCGCCATATGTAAATATTTACGAAAACGTCCGAAAGTACGACGGCGATGGTAAAAAGCACTGTAATGCCGATAAGCCTGTTTAAACGTATTTGTTTTTCCATATAGCTAAGTATTATATAATATGAAAGGGGTGTTATCAATCTGTAAGTTAAACGATTTTTCTGTTGATTTTATAGGAATGTTAGGGTATTATTTGATTGTATTGGGGCGGTAAAAAATCGGAGTGTTTAATGAACTTAAATAAGACGAAAAAAAGGTCTATTTTTATATTTCTGGTGTTACTTTCATTTTATTCTTTTATATATTCCGCGACAACCTTCACTGAAACCTTTTTAACTGATGACTTTAAGGACAATTCCGCGACAACCGCAAACTGGGACACCACCAATCAGCACGGCATACTTTTAAGGGAGCCGGGATTCGCGGAAACAACAGGCGTCATAAACTGGGGCGGCGGCGTTGAAGCCATAAAGCACGACGGAAATTCCACATGGGTAATAGTGGGGGACGGCGGAAAAATAAACAAATACGACGGCTCGCACTTTGTTAACTTAAGCGTGGAAGCGGGTTTTGGAACGGATAATATTTATGCCGTATGGCACAACGCAAGCTATTGGATGATAGGCGGCGCGGGCGGCAAGATTAAAAGGTGGGACGGCGCGTCAACGTGGACTGATTATTCCGCCAGCCTGCAGAATTTTTCCGGCGACGTAAGGGCGATAGGCTATAAGGACACGCCGACAACATACTGGCTTGTGGGCGGCACAAGCGGTTCGCTTAACAGTTTTAACGGAACCGCCTGGACAGATTTAAAGAGCCAGCTTAACTTTGGAACCAATGACGTGCTTGCCATAAAATGGAACGGCAGCTACTGGTTAATTGCGGGTAAAGGCGGAAAGATAGTAAAGTACGACGGTTCAACAACTTGGACAGACCATTCGTCCGCGCTTGCAACCGCGCTTGGCGGCACATATGATATTAACTCCATAGAATGGAATGGAAGCACGTGGCTTGTGGGCGGCGGCGGAAAAATTGCGTCGTCAGGCGACGGGCAGAACTTTACGAATAAAAGCGCAAGTATCACAATGTCCGCGGTATACAGTATTAAATGGAACAGCAGCTACTGGTTAATAGGCGGCGGCAACGGTTCGGCAACGGTAATATACACATCAACAGATTTAAACACATTTAACCTGCAGTCAAATCCCGCGTATTTTTCATCAGGCCCTGTATGGGCGATGGAAAGCAATAATAGCGGGGTTAATTTAATAGGCGGGCAGAACGGCAAGTTTTATTCAAGGACAGGCGGCGCGGTAAGCCCGACGAACACTGACCTTTCAACAAAGATAAAAGACTTTGGAAAAGAAAATATAAGGGCCGCGGAATGGAACGGCAGTTACTGGCTTATAGTGGGAAACAAAGGGTGCATCAATAAATACGACGGCGCTGTATTTACGGATTTAAAATCAGCGCTTGGCTTTGGCGACAGCAATGTATTGTCTGTCAGGTGGAACGGCAGTTACTGGTTAATAGGCGGCGCGGACGGAAAGCTTGCTTATTCGGCGGACGGCGCAACATTTACTTTAAGGACATCCCAGCTTGGTTTCGGGGGATATTCGGTAAACGCGATAGAATGGGACGGCAGTATGTGGTACATAGGCGGGGATAATAATTATTTTAAAACCGGCACGGATGGGGTCAGTTTTACGGACAGAAGTGCGGTGCTTACAGGCAATGGCTGGACATCGGGTTCCGCGGTAAACACAATAACATACAGGGGGCCGTCAAACGCGGATGTAATGATAGGCGGCGCTTCGGGCAATATAGGGTATTATAACGAAGGGACGGTGTCATATTACAGTTTAAGGCCGGAATTTTACGCGACAATGGGAGTTTACCATAATATAAACAGGATAGTATGGGACAAGGATGACGCTTTTACATCAACGATGAGAATAGCGTGCGACGGCGGCAAGGTTGTGGATTACTGGTTTTCAATGTTTGTGGACAGAAGCGCAAGCCTTTCCGGCATCGGCGCGAATAATTTATACGGCATGGACTATGATAATAATTCCAAGAAATTTTTTGTGGGCGGCGGCAGCGCCAAGATAAACAGCATAACCGGTGATTCCACAAGCGGATACATATTCGCGGATTTAAGCTCTCAGCTGGATAAATTTGGAACGGTTACCATGAACACGGTAAAATATAACGGGGAATACTGGATAGCGGCCGGAGACAACGCCAAGTTAAATGTTTACGGACTTGCGTACACCACGCCGGGGACGCTGCAGTCAATATCTGTGGCGCATTTTTTTGCCAATTACAGCTCTATAACATTAAGCGCGGACTATACTCTTAATAATGAAGAAATTGATTTCTATCTGTCGTCAAATAACGGCGCCACATGGATACAGGTAACGCCGGGGACAGGGGTTAATTTTGACGAAAGGCCCGCAGACCAGGGGACAGATATATTATGGAGGGCGGTATTAAGGACTTATGACAGGTTTGTATCTCCTTTTATCAGCAGCGTTACTTTAAACTGGACCGAATATCCGGCGCCCACATACACAATAACGCCCACGTTTACGCATTCGCCGACTATAACGCCGACGCCTTCAATTACAATGACTTCCACAGATACGCCCACGGATACCGTGACGCCTTCGGCTACGCAGACTGTTACGGAAACCGCAACCGGAACGGTTACAGGCACTGTGACAGAAACTTCCACGCCTACAGTTACGCTGACAATGACTCAGACGGTAACGCAGACTAATACGCAGACATTTACACCCACGGCAACCCTGACAAATACGCAGACTGTAACACAAACCGTAACGCAGACTGTTACCGGGACAAATACACAGACAAACACGCAGACAATTACGCAGACATCCACGCCAAGCACCACATGGACAATAACCAAGACTGTAACGGGTACGGCAACCTTAACTGTAACGCAGACCAATACACAGACCGTAACACAGACCAATACGCAGACTGTAACCGGTACAATGACACAGACAAACACGCAGACCGTAACGCAGACAAATACACAGACAGCCACAGGTACTGTAACGCCTTCCAATACACAGACCGTAACCG of Candidatus Goldiibacteriota bacterium contains these proteins:
- a CDS encoding MFS transporter gives rise to the protein MEKQIRLNRLIGITVLFTIAVVLSDVFVNIYIWRLKNNYASLSLYMLSTYAVVPFIFYANGFIARKLDRVSIYRIGIIFYAAFYLCVLVLNQKVTDYLILLGVLKGLAMGFYWFGYHVLTFDYTSPQNRDRFYSITSVASGITSLLAPPVAGYMIVKLGGYTGYYFIFITSALLFISAILMSSSLKSEPVDHPYKIKDLIFTRDKKWRGVLIAYFFLAARDAITMFLFAVLLVKVTDSEFTFGRITILFSAVSITTAYLLGKISKPVHREKLILYGAIIQFAASLVLLVKIDFIFLVIQGLLFPIGDNLIRIPISAYSMDVISESDPEGKRKMEYLVARDLPIAAGRISMMLFFMFLLQHLPVYGIKATIFIISLAPFGIWLALKNTKVKPSKLPPITVSEA